From a region of the Phycisphaerales bacterium AB-hyl4 genome:
- a CDS encoding GGDEF domain-containing protein: MSPPRQGIAILCDADGHVLRWLRDDLSLSSQAPVGSSWQGLLDRGSVSKAVAFMNTAREQGAALDWLMYVSVNQSPSALRFTAAMADNTLTLLACVPVDTPTQLRRGNDTESCGDLTRLNNDLVNTQRTLTRKNTELKRMNDELNVIRNTLEQSQADLLTANRRLLAQANRDGLTGVYNRRALQARLNEEVERAERYGQPLSLAMIDVDYFKQYNDTLGHLAGDDALRTVASALQSTVRACDFVARYGGEEFAVILPNILGDAAEQACERLRRAVADINNVPQPITISVGLASHGPLTPTADDLVKRADQALYNAKQTGRNRVITAWQLPCS, translated from the coding sequence ATGAGCCCGCCGCGCCAAGGCATCGCCATTTTGTGTGACGCGGACGGCCACGTGCTGCGCTGGCTTCGCGACGACCTGTCGCTGAGCAGCCAGGCGCCGGTAGGCTCATCATGGCAGGGCCTGCTCGATCGCGGCAGCGTCAGCAAGGCCGTTGCGTTCATGAACACCGCTCGCGAGCAGGGCGCGGCGCTCGACTGGCTGATGTACGTCTCGGTCAACCAATCGCCCTCAGCCCTTCGCTTCACCGCCGCCATGGCGGATAACACATTGACACTGCTGGCCTGCGTCCCGGTCGACACGCCGACGCAGCTTCGACGCGGGAACGACACCGAGAGTTGCGGCGACCTCACCCGACTGAACAACGATCTGGTCAACACCCAGCGCACGCTCACCCGAAAAAACACCGAGCTAAAACGCATGAACGACGAACTGAACGTCATTCGCAACACCCTCGAACAGTCCCAGGCCGACCTGCTGACCGCCAACCGCCGACTGCTCGCCCAAGCCAACCGCGACGGGCTCACCGGCGTGTACAACCGCCGGGCCCTCCAGGCACGCCTGAACGAGGAAGTCGAACGCGCCGAACGCTACGGCCAACCGCTGTCGCTGGCGATGATCGACGTCGACTACTTCAAGCAATACAACGACACGCTCGGCCACCTCGCCGGCGACGACGCCCTGCGCACCGTCGCCAGCGCGCTCCAGTCCACCGTCCGCGCCTGCGACTTCGTCGCCCGCTACGGCGGCGAGGAGTTCGCCGTCATCCTCCCCAACATCCTCGGCGACGCCGCGGAACAGGCCTGCGAACGCCTCCGCCGTGCCGTCGCCGACATCAACAACGTCCCCCAACCCATCACCATCAGCGTCGGCCTCGCCAGCCACGGCCCGCTGACCCCCACCGCCGACGACCTCGTCAAGCGGGCGGACCAGGCCCTCTACAACGCCAAGCAGACCGGCCGAAACCGCGTCATCACCGCCTGGCAACTCCCATGCAGCTGA
- the glgP gene encoding alpha-glucan family phosphorylase — protein MLSPDLARIRSFEVVPSLPEPLKPLLDIAYNLWWSWHPEAVELFIRLDRNLWHETHHNPVKLLGMVPQQTLDTFSRDEGYISSLARVQENLQRHMTRTPWLQSTEHRDAKDFTIAYFCAEFGLTECLQVYSGGLGCLAGDHLKSAAELGLPFVAVGLLYRNGYFQQYLNADGWQQEYYPELDLANLPLRPVSDSKGNQVKVTVDLPGRVVHIGLWLVKVGRIPLYLLDTNLPENEEDDRGITSQLYGGDMETRIKQEIVLGIGGVRALEAINIRPDVCHMNEGHSAFLALERVRRLIEEHDLSFDEARQAGAASNVFTTHTPVPAGIDRFPPDMVDRYFRSYVPGLRLDMEGLFALGRENVFNKHEFFSMAVLAIRTSSWANGVSKLHGKISRHMWQGIWPQVPESEIPIKHVTNGVHARSWLSSELMYLLDRYLGARWQNNPADQSVWKAVMEMPEEELWRLHERRRQKLVIWARRRLRKQFEARNINPDHIAAAADALDPMALTIGFARRFATYKRGNLFLRDPDRLMRLLSDADRPVQFIFAGKAHPADGGGKELIRQIVKFARESDAGHKIVFLENYDINVARYLVQGCDLWLNTPRRGMEASGTSGMKAAMNGVLNCSIMDGWWDEAAEPDLGWSIGRGEEYSNPAAADDLESRAFYDLLEQEIVPLFYNRDSQGIPRQWVTRMKKCIASLAPGFNTNRMVQEYAEKLYLPALRRGRDLTADKLKKSVELAHQKVRLRGAWGKLRVDMVQAKTEQAMGVRDALPVTATVYLGELQPDEVKVQAYTGPLDTAGRIVGGKPVTLKHDKSLGKGKHRFTGEINAINSGRYGFAIRIVPGDEIFDITPEPGLIHWEGVKSKPAAAEAVVAEAEQAAT, from the coding sequence ATGCTCAGTCCCGACCTTGCCCGCATTCGTTCGTTTGAAGTCGTCCCCTCGTTGCCCGAGCCGCTCAAGCCGCTGCTGGACATCGCTTATAACCTGTGGTGGAGCTGGCATCCCGAAGCCGTCGAGCTGTTCATTCGGCTGGATCGCAACCTCTGGCATGAAACGCATCACAACCCCGTCAAGCTGCTGGGCATGGTCCCGCAGCAGACGCTGGATACGTTTTCGCGCGATGAGGGCTACATCAGCTCGCTCGCCCGCGTGCAGGAAAACCTTCAGCGGCACATGACCCGCACGCCCTGGCTGCAGAGCACGGAGCATCGCGATGCGAAAGATTTCACCATCGCCTACTTCTGCGCCGAGTTCGGCCTGACCGAATGCCTCCAGGTCTACTCCGGGGGCCTGGGCTGCCTCGCGGGCGACCACCTCAAGTCGGCCGCGGAGCTGGGCCTGCCCTTTGTCGCGGTCGGCCTGCTGTACCGCAACGGCTACTTCCAGCAGTACCTCAACGCAGACGGCTGGCAACAGGAGTATTACCCCGAGCTCGACCTGGCCAACCTGCCGCTTCGCCCGGTGAGTGACAGCAAGGGCAATCAGGTCAAGGTCACGGTCGACCTGCCCGGCCGAGTGGTGCACATCGGCCTCTGGCTGGTGAAGGTCGGCCGAATCCCGCTGTACCTGCTCGACACGAACCTGCCGGAAAACGAGGAAGACGACCGCGGCATCACCAGCCAGCTCTATGGCGGTGACATGGAAACCCGGATCAAACAGGAAATCGTGCTCGGCATCGGCGGCGTCCGCGCGCTGGAAGCGATCAACATCCGCCCCGACGTCTGCCACATGAACGAAGGCCACTCCGCCTTCCTCGCGCTGGAGCGCGTGCGTCGGCTGATCGAAGAGCACGACCTGAGCTTTGACGAGGCGCGCCAGGCCGGCGCTGCGAGCAATGTGTTCACAACGCACACGCCCGTGCCGGCGGGCATCGACCGCTTCCCGCCGGACATGGTCGACCGCTACTTCCGCAGCTACGTGCCCGGCCTGCGCCTGGACATGGAGGGGCTGTTCGCGCTCGGCCGGGAGAACGTGTTCAACAAACACGAGTTTTTCTCCATGGCGGTGCTCGCGATCCGCACGAGCAGTTGGGCCAATGGTGTGAGCAAGCTGCATGGCAAGATCAGCCGACACATGTGGCAGGGCATCTGGCCGCAGGTCCCGGAGAGCGAGATTCCGATCAAGCATGTGACCAACGGCGTACACGCGCGAAGCTGGCTGTCCAGCGAGCTGATGTACCTGCTCGACCGCTACCTCGGCGCCCGCTGGCAGAACAACCCCGCCGACCAGAGCGTCTGGAAGGCCGTGATGGAAATGCCCGAGGAAGAGCTTTGGCGGTTGCACGAACGCCGACGACAGAAGCTTGTGATCTGGGCTCGCCGTCGGCTGCGCAAGCAGTTCGAGGCGCGCAACATCAACCCCGACCACATCGCGGCAGCGGCGGATGCGCTCGACCCGATGGCGTTGACCATCGGCTTTGCCCGCCGATTTGCGACGTACAAGCGCGGCAACCTTTTCCTTCGCGATCCGGATCGGCTGATGCGGCTGCTCAGCGACGCCGACCGGCCGGTGCAGTTCATCTTCGCGGGCAAAGCCCACCCGGCTGACGGTGGCGGGAAAGAGCTGATCCGCCAGATCGTCAAGTTCGCCCGCGAGTCTGACGCCGGGCACAAGATCGTCTTCCTCGAAAACTACGACATCAACGTCGCCCGCTATCTCGTGCAAGGTTGCGACCTCTGGCTGAACACGCCCCGCCGGGGCATGGAAGCCTCGGGGACGAGCGGGATGAAGGCGGCCATGAACGGCGTGCTCAACTGCTCGATTATGGACGGCTGGTGGGACGAGGCCGCCGAGCCCGACCTGGGCTGGTCGATCGGCCGGGGTGAGGAGTACAGCAACCCCGCCGCCGCCGACGATCTGGAAAGCCGAGCGTTTTATGACCTGCTCGAACAGGAGATCGTACCCCTGTTCTACAACCGCGACAGCCAGGGCATCCCGCGTCAGTGGGTCACGCGGATGAAAAAATGCATCGCCAGCCTCGCGCCCGGCTTCAACACGAACCGCATGGTGCAGGAGTACGCCGAGAAGCTTTACCTGCCCGCACTGCGGCGCGGCCGGGACCTGACTGCCGACAAGCTGAAAAAGTCGGTCGAGCTTGCGCATCAGAAGGTTCGCCTTCGCGGCGCGTGGGGCAAGCTGCGGGTCGACATGGTGCAGGCGAAAACGGAGCAGGCCATGGGCGTCCGCGATGCGTTGCCCGTCACGGCGACGGTCTACCTCGGCGAGCTTCAGCCGGACGAGGTGAAGGTGCAGGCTTACACCGGCCCGCTCGACACGGCCGGCCGAATCGTCGGTGGCAAGCCGGTTACGCTCAAACACGACAAGTCGCTGGGCAAAGGCAAGCACCGCTTCACCGGCGAAATCAACGCCATCAACAGCGGCCGGTACGGCTTTGCGATCCGCATCGTGCCCGGCGACGAAATTTTCGACATCACGCCCGAGCCTGGCCTGATCCACTGGGAAGGCGTCAAGTCCAAGCCCGCCGCGGCCGAAGCCGTCGTCGCCGAAGCGGAGCAGGCCGCGACGTGA
- the argB gene encoding acetylglutamate kinase: MQDAIDKAAALVEAHKYIRRFEGKTVVVKVGGSIMDEPATLDSLIQDICFMDAVGMRPVLVHGGGKGITEAMKQAGLEAQFVQGRRYTDERTLAIAEHVLVRDINAGIVKRIRELEHKSMGLNSLGSCVTFARRLFLEGDAGRRVDIGYVGEIESINGELVQALVDAQHIPVIAPIARDPSGGKLNVNADSVAGHVAAAVGAEKLVLVSDTHGIRLSEDVNDLASHLTKAQIEELVSKGIISAGMLPKVEASFIALEGGVAKTHIIDGRIPHSLLLEVYTEKGIGTEIVL, encoded by the coding sequence GTGCAGGATGCAATTGATAAGGCCGCGGCGCTGGTCGAGGCTCACAAATATATTCGTCGCTTCGAAGGCAAGACCGTTGTCGTGAAAGTCGGTGGGTCCATCATGGATGAGCCGGCGACGCTCGACAGCCTGATTCAGGACATCTGCTTCATGGACGCGGTGGGCATGCGCCCGGTGCTCGTCCACGGCGGGGGCAAGGGCATTACCGAAGCGATGAAGCAGGCGGGCCTTGAAGCGCAGTTCGTGCAGGGCAGGCGCTATACCGACGAACGCACGCTCGCCATTGCCGAGCATGTACTGGTGCGCGACATCAACGCGGGCATCGTCAAGCGCATCCGCGAGCTGGAGCACAAGTCGATGGGGCTCAACAGCCTCGGCAGTTGTGTCACCTTCGCCAGGCGGCTGTTCCTCGAAGGCGACGCCGGCCGACGGGTCGACATCGGCTACGTCGGTGAAATCGAGTCGATCAACGGCGAACTGGTGCAGGCGCTCGTCGACGCGCAGCATATTCCGGTGATCGCGCCGATCGCCCGCGACCCGTCAGGCGGCAAGCTCAACGTCAACGCCGACAGCGTCGCCGGCCACGTCGCCGCCGCGGTCGGCGCGGAAAAGCTCGTGCTCGTCTCCGATACGCACGGCATCCGCCTGTCGGAAGACGTCAACGACCTGGCAAGCCATCTGACCAAGGCGCAGATCGAAGAGCTGGTGAGCAAGGGCATCATCAGCGCCGGCATGCTGCCGAAGGTTGAAGCCAGTTTCATTGCGCTGGAAGGCGGCGTGGCGAAGACGCATATCATTGACGGTCGCATCCCGCACTCGCTGCTGCTGGAGGTGTACACCGAAAAGGGCATCGGCACGGAAATCGTGCTGTAA
- a CDS encoding ABC transporter transmembrane domain-containing protein — MSSQRTAGGPSSRGDHTFARLAALLKPYWAPLVIALAMLIGLTVANIAQPQLIAVILDRVFPDQNFGLLWVVLFSFLSLYAIRNYLYFRSKYTAVKVGENVCFTLRNQLFERLQQMNLRYYQQSKPGQLSSRVMNDSFVIQEFIQSEVPKLLTAVLLFLGVVAVIYATNWQLALASTIVLPMHLIAFHYFKRPIKSASRSAQEHLANAHGNLIEKFLGIEVVKGFTGEQRESQAFQEAIDLSRQSQLQSQKYHVLQKVAVDLLIGLGYVLLFGFGAYQVIVRESLNVGQFAAFFIYVKMLEPTVTELMGGFAKLTKASACMDRVFELLDSPGGEGQSAGDSRPEIQGNIRYENVSFRYDDGPRVLEDISFEVQAGQVCAIVGPSGAGKSTMVSLVPRFNEQGEGTIYIDGKPTNEIHLQHLREAIGVAFQECFLFNSSVLENLRYARPGATRAQIIDVATRVGAHEFITKLPQGYDTMLGESGVNLSRGQKQQLALTRAMLKDPQILILDEATASIDTARESQIVPSILEFMQGKTTLMITHRPELLKHADVVLYVNEGRLVSIEHRDPANAEAGADATPQIEDDLIDLDSPEEGADRPADRGDAREHTSSGTWGALASLAIVGLLGVTVALSGGPAWADDENADDADAVEQSQEAPHDDQATEANDAEVEVEADAVVAPPQAELNDLVDIDVPWGRFLAKPGLSAVQVRELIEVLVTQLRLELGYEQAPRDTANRLPPAPDSLSGLVHLRRMDDAGGEHLLQLGYRSFMSRPTHVWLYGERHADDAVARNTDVQTMATMLERATDEAANLPAEDMPRLRVGELRSRIVHLSYVESDRAVAVLKSMGYEAIEFRRDGNDNQTVGRARIIEPTQRVDPEKLPIIIAMPGSDGTDMVGGRDGNAPDLPHTSAGAMMELLVLYHPAEPEQFTEVANLIRDNIDRPARQILIEAMVLEVSETGLRQLGIDWTMMSDRPFTGQHTDNIQELRLGRLPEFPTGGPSLELEITRALGHFTTRIEALIRDGEAEVLSRPSVLTLDNRQASISVGEEIPIAQSIRGRTGDHVELSFDQVEVGIFLNVRPRVTAEADEVSMQITGTVSAQVPGQDLVVRDSTGQVLGSFPRISKRQVQTYSRIANNTPFIIGGLISTDDTVEQHKVPLLGDLPLLGALFRSERRESLKREVIIVITPYVLPENQIVGRNLPKDEDFFDSTGHRLFRDAYRIRGEDVFDLSFIVENRELRRMQRQAERAVRNNHQLRERYPFDRFIEGRFPGEHVLVYRQMYEVGNRRGLDAQIDDNKVIFFRPDEHSESGFRVTFLDAYLRQTARELWAERDRSPARNESADDLFDALGDNALAITFTTRDDTNDAGELLRQPVPELQVMHCPDRRAWSRLLWELNQPDADGRDRHTILLQTPRDLRRVRQAIALKQTADLNATSDNVRLRDFTIGRQLLLPDIKDDDIFVMDDEVAKYFFYTEMYYPVLQRELQRGLRTLEQALEDPRFERPRR; from the coding sequence ATGTCGAGCCAACGGACGGCCGGCGGGCCATCCTCGCGCGGCGATCACACGTTCGCCCGCCTCGCGGCCCTGCTCAAACCCTACTGGGCACCGCTTGTCATTGCCCTGGCCATGCTCATCGGCCTGACGGTAGCGAACATCGCTCAGCCCCAGCTGATCGCCGTCATCCTCGATCGCGTCTTCCCCGACCAGAACTTCGGCCTGCTCTGGGTCGTCCTGTTCAGCTTCCTCAGCCTCTACGCGATCCGCAACTACCTCTACTTCCGCTCCAAGTACACCGCGGTCAAGGTCGGCGAAAACGTCTGCTTCACCCTTCGCAACCAGTTGTTCGAACGGTTGCAGCAGATGAACCTCCGCTACTACCAGCAGTCCAAGCCCGGCCAACTGTCCAGCCGAGTGATGAACGACAGCTTCGTCATTCAGGAATTCATCCAGTCCGAAGTGCCCAAGCTGCTGACCGCCGTGCTGCTGTTCCTCGGCGTCGTCGCGGTCATCTACGCGACCAACTGGCAACTCGCCCTCGCCTCCACCATCGTGCTCCCAATGCACCTGATCGCCTTTCACTACTTCAAACGCCCCATCAAGTCCGCCAGCCGATCCGCTCAGGAACACCTGGCCAACGCACACGGCAACCTCATCGAAAAGTTCCTCGGCATCGAGGTCGTCAAGGGCTTCACCGGCGAGCAGCGCGAAAGCCAGGCCTTCCAGGAAGCCATCGACCTCTCCCGCCAAAGCCAACTGCAAAGCCAGAAGTATCACGTCCTCCAGAAAGTCGCCGTCGACCTGCTGATCGGCCTCGGCTACGTGCTGCTGTTCGGCTTCGGGGCGTATCAGGTGATCGTCCGCGAATCGCTGAACGTCGGTCAGTTCGCCGCGTTTTTCATCTATGTCAAAATGCTCGAACCCACCGTCACCGAGCTCATGGGCGGGTTTGCGAAGCTCACCAAGGCCTCCGCGTGTATGGACCGCGTGTTCGAGTTGCTGGACAGTCCCGGCGGCGAGGGGCAGAGCGCCGGCGACAGTCGGCCGGAGATCCAGGGCAACATCCGCTACGAAAACGTCAGCTTCCGATACGACGACGGCCCGCGCGTGCTCGAAGACATCAGCTTCGAAGTTCAGGCCGGCCAGGTCTGCGCCATCGTCGGCCCGTCCGGGGCTGGCAAGAGCACGATGGTCAGCCTCGTCCCCCGGTTCAACGAACAGGGCGAAGGCACGATCTACATCGACGGCAAGCCGACCAATGAAATCCACCTGCAACACCTTCGCGAAGCCATCGGCGTGGCGTTTCAGGAATGCTTCCTGTTCAACTCCTCCGTGCTCGAAAATCTCCGCTACGCCCGCCCCGGTGCAACCCGGGCGCAGATCATCGACGTCGCCACGCGCGTCGGCGCCCACGAGTTCATCACGAAGCTGCCGCAAGGCTACGACACAATGCTCGGCGAATCGGGCGTCAATCTCTCGCGTGGCCAGAAGCAGCAGCTCGCCCTGACGCGGGCGATGCTCAAAGACCCGCAGATCCTCATTCTTGACGAAGCGACCGCGTCAATCGACACGGCCCGGGAGTCGCAGATCGTCCCTTCGATCCTTGAATTCATGCAAGGCAAGACCACGCTCATGATCACCCACCGCCCCGAACTGCTCAAGCACGCCGACGTCGTGCTCTACGTCAATGAGGGCCGACTCGTCTCCATCGAGCACCGCGACCCGGCCAACGCCGAGGCCGGCGCCGACGCAACCCCTCAGATCGAAGACGATCTGATCGACCTCGACAGCCCGGAGGAAGGCGCAGACCGCCCCGCCGACCGCGGCGACGCCCGCGAGCACACGTCGTCCGGCACGTGGGGGGCGCTGGCGAGCCTTGCCATCGTCGGCCTGCTCGGGGTGACAGTCGCGCTCAGCGGCGGGCCTGCATGGGCGGATGACGAAAATGCCGACGACGCCGACGCGGTCGAGCAGTCGCAAGAAGCGCCCCATGACGACCAGGCGACCGAGGCGAACGACGCCGAGGTCGAGGTCGAGGCCGACGCCGTCGTCGCCCCGCCGCAGGCCGAGCTGAATGATCTGGTTGACATTGACGTGCCGTGGGGCCGCTTTCTGGCCAAGCCCGGCCTCAGTGCCGTGCAGGTTCGCGAGTTGATCGAGGTGCTCGTAACCCAGCTTCGGCTTGAGCTGGGCTACGAGCAGGCCCCCCGCGACACGGCCAACCGCCTGCCGCCCGCGCCCGACTCGCTCAGCGGCCTCGTGCACCTTCGCCGAATGGACGACGCCGGCGGCGAGCACCTGTTGCAACTGGGCTACCGCTCGTTCATGAGTCGACCGACGCATGTCTGGCTCTACGGCGAACGCCACGCCGACGACGCCGTCGCCCGCAACACCGACGTGCAGACCATGGCGACCATGCTCGAACGCGCGACCGACGAAGCCGCGAACCTGCCGGCCGAAGACATGCCGAGGCTGCGCGTGGGCGAGTTGCGGTCGCGCATCGTGCACCTGAGCTATGTCGAGTCCGATCGGGCCGTGGCAGTGCTCAAGAGCATGGGCTACGAAGCCATCGAGTTCCGTCGCGACGGCAACGACAACCAGACCGTCGGCCGGGCGCGGATCATCGAGCCCACCCAACGGGTCGACCCCGAAAAGCTGCCCATCATCATCGCCATGCCCGGCTCGGACGGCACGGACATGGTCGGCGGACGGGACGGCAACGCGCCCGACCTGCCACACACCAGCGCGGGCGCGATGATGGAGCTGCTCGTCCTCTACCACCCCGCCGAGCCCGAGCAGTTCACCGAAGTCGCCAACCTCATCCGCGACAACATCGATCGGCCAGCCCGGCAGATCCTCATCGAAGCCATGGTCCTCGAAGTCTCCGAAACCGGCCTGCGCCAGCTCGGCATCGACTGGACCATGATGTCCGACCGCCCGTTCACCGGGCAGCATACCGACAACATTCAGGAACTCCGCCTCGGCCGACTGCCCGAGTTCCCCACCGGCGGGCCGTCGCTGGAGTTGGAGATCACCCGCGCGCTGGGCCACTTCACCACCCGCATCGAAGCGCTGATCCGCGACGGCGAAGCCGAAGTCCTCTCTCGACCCAGCGTCCTGACGCTGGACAACCGTCAGGCATCCATCAGCGTCGGCGAGGAAATCCCCATTGCCCAATCCATCCGCGGCCGAACGGGCGACCACGTGGAACTGAGCTTCGATCAGGTCGAGGTTGGCATCTTCCTCAACGTCCGCCCCCGCGTCACCGCCGAGGCTGACGAAGTCTCCATGCAGATCACCGGCACGGTCTCCGCCCAAGTGCCCGGCCAGGACCTGGTCGTCCGTGACTCCACAGGCCAGGTGCTCGGCTCATTCCCCCGCATCAGCAAACGGCAGGTGCAGACCTATTCGCGCATCGCCAACAACACACCGTTCATCATCGGCGGACTCATCTCCACCGATGACACGGTCGAGCAGCACAAAGTCCCCCTGCTGGGCGACCTCCCCCTGCTCGGCGCGCTGTTTCGCAGCGAACGACGCGAGTCGCTCAAACGCGAAGTGATCATCGTCATCACCCCCTACGTCCTGCCGGAAAACCAGATCGTCGGGCGGAACCTGCCCAAGGACGAAGACTTTTTCGACAGCACGGGGCATCGCCTGTTCCGCGACGCGTATCGCATTCGTGGCGAAGACGTGTTCGACCTCAGCTTCATTGTGGAGAACCGCGAGCTGCGGCGGATGCAGCGCCAGGCCGAGCGAGCCGTACGCAATAATCACCAGCTTCGCGAACGCTACCCGTTCGACCGATTCATCGAAGGCCGATTCCCCGGCGAGCATGTGCTCGTCTATCGCCAGATGTATGAAGTGGGCAACCGCCGCGGGCTTGATGCGCAGATCGACGACAACAAGGTCATTTTCTTCCGCCCGGACGAGCACAGTGAGTCGGGCTTCCGCGTGACGTTCCTCGATGCGTACCTGCGTCAGACCGCTCGCGAGCTTTGGGCCGAGCGCGACCGGTCGCCCGCGCGGAACGAGTCGGCCGACGACCTGTTCGACGCGCTGGGCGACAACGCCCTGGCGATCACCTTCACCACCCGCGACGATACGAACGACGCCGGCGAGCTGCTGCGTCAGCCCGTTCCGGAGTTGCAGGTCATGCACTGCCCGGACCGCCGGGCGTGGAGTCGGCTGCTGTGGGAGTTGAACCAGCCCGACGCGGACGGCCGCGACCGGCACACGATCCTCCTCCAGACGCCGCGCGACCTTCGCCGAGTCCGTCAGGCGATCGCGTTGAAGCAGACCGCCGACCTGAACGCGACCAGCGACAACGTGCGCCTGCGCGATTTCACCATCGGCAGGCAACTGCTGCTGCCGGACATCAAGGACGACGACATTTTCGTGATGGACGACGAGGTCGCGAAGTATTTCTTCTACACCGAGATGTACTACCCCGTCCTGCAACGCGAGCTGCAGCGCGGCTTGCGAACGCTCGAACAGGCGCTCGAAGACCCCCGCTTCGAGCGCCCGCGCCGTTGA
- a CDS encoding B12-binding domain-containing protein has translation MKRNRQQLADDLTRMQHELARTAVVSQDATTGDLLQTPGRLQARREDVTAHLRHLAQAVAVEEPRLLQEYVRWTASQKAARSQPLDVWRHDLDRLTTLLANAWAEDRFAVIKPYLEQSAIDARTPEPEALSKLARQYLDALLTGQPDTAAALIHRALDDGMAMIDIYLDIFQRTQREIGRLWEINRLSVAEEHYCTAATQSIMAALYPRLINQAPRVGRTFVAACVESDLHELGLRMVADCFELAGWTTHYLGANLSHDQLLEAAHTYTPDVFGLGASMSSHVQAVAGAITRLRCDPPASRMKIIVGGNPFNLAPDLWQKVGADGYASDARQAIAVAEQLASTSTPEPACEVKI, from the coding sequence ATGAAACGCAACCGCCAGCAACTTGCCGACGACCTTACCCGGATGCAGCACGAGCTTGCCCGCACCGCCGTCGTCAGCCAGGACGCCACAACAGGCGACCTCCTCCAAACGCCCGGCCGACTGCAGGCCCGCCGGGAGGACGTGACCGCACACCTGCGGCATCTCGCGCAGGCCGTGGCCGTCGAAGAACCGCGACTGTTGCAGGAGTACGTGCGCTGGACAGCGTCACAGAAGGCCGCACGCTCGCAGCCACTGGACGTCTGGCGGCATGATCTCGATCGTCTGACCACCCTGCTCGCGAACGCATGGGCCGAGGACCGGTTTGCCGTCATCAAGCCTTACCTTGAGCAGTCCGCGATCGACGCCCGCACGCCCGAGCCGGAGGCGCTCTCAAAGCTGGCCCGACAGTATCTCGACGCCCTGCTCACCGGCCAACCCGACACCGCCGCGGCGTTGATCCACCGTGCCCTGGACGACGGCATGGCGATGATCGACATCTACCTCGACATCTTCCAGCGGACGCAACGCGAAATCGGTCGGCTGTGGGAAATCAACCGCCTCAGCGTCGCGGAAGAACATTACTGCACCGCCGCGACACAAAGCATCATGGCGGCGTTGTACCCGCGGCTGATCAATCAAGCACCACGCGTCGGCCGTACGTTCGTCGCCGCCTGCGTTGAAAGCGACCTGCACGAGCTTGGCCTGCGTATGGTCGCTGACTGCTTCGAGTTGGCCGGCTGGACCACGCACTACCTCGGCGCGAATCTCAGCCACGATCAACTGCTCGAAGCGGCCCACACCTACACGCCCGACGTGTTCGGCCTCGGCGCGTCGATGAGCAGTCATGTGCAGGCCGTCGCCGGGGCAATCACCCGACTGCGCTGCGACCCGCCCGCCAGCCGAATGAAAATCATCGTCGGCGGCAACCCGTTCAACCTCGCGCCCGACCTGTGGCAGAAGGTCGGCGCAGACGGTTACGCCAGCGACGCAAGGCAGGCCATCGCCGTCGCCGAGCAACTGGCAAGCACAAGTACCCCCGAACCCGCCTGCGAGGTGAAAATATGA
- a CDS encoding MotA/TolQ/ExbB proton channel family protein, with protein MLPTMLSNVWVNLEELLRRGGPVMWPLLAMSVVALTLVLERCWFFMRTNGYGRRRRVQQLGRLLRSGQRREAGALAERDASVYGDVVTQLLTEADASPTSPPSEAAAIDALEAQRHRLERFLPTLSTIITAAPMLGILGTVLGIIASFEILGAQTAHADPRSVSQGIAEALLTTAVGLVIAVVTLFPYNAFRAQVDRTLSQLESLAEAARQVRDNDLAPVSPASADKPQGPTDTPPLADE; from the coding sequence ATGCTGCCGACGATGCTTTCGAACGTCTGGGTCAACCTGGAAGAACTGCTTCGACGTGGCGGGCCGGTGATGTGGCCGCTGCTGGCGATGAGCGTGGTGGCGTTGACGCTGGTGCTTGAGCGGTGCTGGTTTTTCATGCGGACGAACGGCTACGGCCGACGGCGGCGTGTGCAGCAGCTCGGCAGACTGCTGCGCTCCGGTCAGCGGCGCGAGGCCGGGGCGCTCGCCGAGCGCGATGCGAGTGTCTACGGCGACGTGGTCACGCAACTGCTTACCGAGGCGGACGCCTCCCCCACCTCACCGCCGAGCGAGGCCGCCGCGATCGACGCCCTCGAAGCGCAGCGGCATCGCCTGGAACGCTTCCTGCCGACGTTGTCCACCATCATCACCGCGGCGCCGATGCTGGGCATCCTCGGCACGGTGCTGGGGATCATCGCCAGCTTCGAGATTCTCGGTGCACAGACCGCTCACGCAGACCCGCGCTCGGTCAGCCAGGGCATCGCCGAGGCGTTGCTGACCACGGCGGTGGGGCTGGTGATCGCGGTGGTCACACTGTTTCCCTATAACGCGTTCCGCGCCCAGGTCGACCGCACGCTTTCGCAACTCGAATCGCTCGCCGAGGCCGCGCGGCAGGTTCGCGACAATGATCTTGCACCTGTCAGCCCCGCGTCAGCCGATAAACCCCAAGGGCCAACCGACACCCCGCCGCTGGCGGATGAGTAA